In the uncultured Fibrobacter sp. genome, CAATCAACAGGTGGTAAAAAACTCAAGTCAGCTTTTGGTTGGGGCGGTTGTTCAAATTCCAATGATAGGCATGAAATGGATGAATATGGATTTACCGCCCTTCCAAATGGTTTTCGGTATGATAGCGAAGACAGATACTATGACGGCTATGCGTTCTTCTATAGTTCGACTGAAATTTCATCCGCTTTGGTGTATTTCCTGGAATTGACAAGATGTGGTGACGGTATGGGTGTTAATACTGATTATGGAAGAAATCGACCGAAAGTAAAACAAAGTCAATTTAGCCTCCGCTGCCTTAAAGATTAGGAACCTTTTACGAAACTGCATATCAGCAACCCAATTATCAAGGAGTCAAAATGAAAAACAAAACCTTTTTTCTATTCTCCGTTGCTGCGACATTGATTGTCGCAATGTCGTTTACGCTTTCCGCTTGCAGTGACGAAGTGACTAAAGAGTATGTCACTCGCTATGCGGAAGATAAAATTTTGGTGGTATCGGACATTTCTGAACTTCCTGATTGCTCCCTTGGAAACGAAGGCGAACAGGCTCTTGTCAGGGGAGAGTCTTCGCCTCGCATTTGTGTTGATGGTAAGTGGAAGGTCTCGTATGCGGATGCTTCGGAAAAATTTGAGTGTTCTGCGAAATATCTGGCAAATGACTCCGGTTTGGTAATCTTCTGTAATGGAGACTCTGTGGGCGTACTTTTGAATGGTGAAAAT is a window encoding:
- a CDS encoding collagen-like protein, which codes for MKNKTFFLFSVAATLIVAMSFTLSACSDEVTKEYVTRYAEDKILVVSDISELPDCSLGNEGEQALVRGESSPRICVDGKWKVSYADASEKFECSAKYLANDSGLVIFCNGDSVGVLLNGENGSNGPQGKQGERGLQGDKGDTGDQGVQGEKGEKGDTGDQGIRGEKGEKGDTG